From one Streptomyces sp. Q6 genomic stretch:
- a CDS encoding Lrp/AsnC family transcriptional regulator: protein MTADSTPASVYVPDATDWRILEVLQQEGRASYAELARAVSMSASAVTERVRRLEEAGVIQGYTAVVVPERLGLPILAFVRLRYPNGNYKPFHDLVAVTPEILEAHHVTGDDCFVIKVAARSMGHLEEVSGKIGALGSVTTSVVYSSPLPRRAIGH from the coding sequence ATGACCGCCGATTCCACACCCGCATCCGTCTACGTCCCCGATGCCACCGACTGGCGCATTCTGGAGGTCCTCCAGCAGGAGGGCCGGGCGAGCTACGCCGAACTGGCGCGGGCGGTGTCCATGTCCGCGAGCGCCGTGACCGAGCGGGTGCGCCGCCTGGAGGAGGCCGGGGTGATCCAGGGGTACACGGCGGTGGTCGTGCCGGAGCGGCTCGGGCTGCCGATCCTGGCGTTCGTGCGGCTGCGCTATCCGAACGGGAACTACAAGCCGTTCCACGACCTCGTCGCCGTGACGCCGGAGATCCTGGAGGCGCACCACGTCACGGGCGACGACTGCTTCGTGATCAAGGTGGCGGCGCGGTCGATGGGGCATCTGGAGGAGGTCTCCGGGAAGATCGGCGCGCTGGGCTCCGTGACGACGAGCGTCGTGTACTCGTCACCGCTGCCACGGCGAGCGATCGGCCACTGA
- a CDS encoding heparinase II/III domain-containing protein: MARETAASAEGLTVAVKAGHNGEHHNHLDVGSYWVAVHGRPLVVDVGRPTYTAATFGPDRYAAWPLRGDWHNVPEPGAPQRPGPEHRARDVRVELGSDITELTAEIGAAYPSGAVDRWERTVRLTRARTADAAYVTVEDRWRGGPERVAVHHVLAGEVAFGDGWATVRAPDGSGLRMRWDARLATATVVRRDLDDPLLSRSWGDHLTRLTLTVRAPGAEGRLSVRWLVAARLLKKRTAAHSIGNR, encoded by the coding sequence GTGGCCCGCGAGACGGCGGCGAGCGCCGAGGGCCTGACCGTCGCCGTGAAGGCGGGCCACAACGGCGAGCACCACAACCACCTCGACGTCGGCTCGTACTGGGTCGCGGTGCACGGCAGGCCACTGGTGGTGGACGTCGGCAGACCCACGTACACGGCGGCCACGTTCGGCCCGGACCGTTACGCGGCCTGGCCGTTGCGCGGCGACTGGCACAACGTGCCCGAGCCCGGCGCCCCGCAGCGGCCGGGTCCGGAGCACCGCGCCCGGGACGTACGGGTCGAACTCGGCTCGGACATCACCGAGTTGACCGCGGAGATCGGTGCCGCGTACCCCTCGGGCGCCGTCGACCGCTGGGAACGTACGGTGCGACTGACCCGGGCGCGGACGGCCGACGCCGCGTACGTGACCGTCGAGGACCGGTGGCGGGGCGGCCCGGAACGCGTGGCGGTGCACCATGTCCTGGCCGGTGAGGTCGCGTTCGGGGACGGCTGGGCCACGGTCCGCGCACCGGACGGAAGCGGTCTGCGCATGCGCTGGGACGCGCGTCTCGCGACCGCGACGGTCGTGCGCCGGGACCTGGACGACCCCCTGCTGAGCAGGAGTTGGGGCGACCACCTCACCCGGCTCACGCTCACGGTGCGCGCCCCTGGGGCCGAAGGTCGCCTGTCCGTACGGTGGTTGGTCGCTGCACGACTCTTGAAGAAGCGAACTGCCGCCCATAGCATCGGCAATCGATAG
- a CDS encoding ABC transporter substrate-binding protein: MRTMWRRACGLTVAPLVMASAVACGGGSDQAAEGTTLRVIVNITPNLTEKYWNDLFATYEKAHPGVTVKLELTGTISADAKLRQDLAAGDPPDVAQQITPTADTASLFADLSDQAWTAKTPLADQYAVDGKHYVVGVGEQIQSLVFYDKAAFKKAGLDATGIKTMDQFTAAMGELKDAGYKPLQTAGQWVTGSQFSMMADAGVLTEDPKWTAKRNRGKASFADSGYLSYLRTYKKWIDQGYLDKSALGLTYADGQTAFLNGKSAMYIMGSFFVPAADAAKKSDDIGVFTMPTDGTYPSGQFGNISNPYTVVNKSRHKAEAIEFVKWATTDPQAIKSQLASDGNLREGFTYPMSSLGTSVQKILDKAPSVLVKSGDSQPIAGFSDELNKQVQSLYTGASPQAVADGLDKWWNSQG; the protein is encoded by the coding sequence ATGAGAACAATGTGGCGCCGTGCCTGCGGGCTCACCGTGGCCCCCCTGGTGATGGCCTCGGCCGTCGCCTGTGGCGGCGGGTCCGACCAGGCCGCGGAGGGCACGACCCTCCGGGTCATCGTGAACATCACGCCGAACCTGACGGAGAAGTACTGGAACGACCTCTTCGCGACGTACGAGAAGGCCCACCCGGGCGTGACGGTGAAGCTGGAGCTGACCGGCACGATCTCGGCGGACGCCAAGCTGCGTCAGGACCTCGCCGCCGGCGACCCGCCGGACGTCGCCCAGCAGATCACGCCGACCGCCGACACGGCGTCCCTCTTCGCCGACCTGTCCGACCAGGCCTGGACCGCGAAGACACCGCTCGCCGACCAGTACGCCGTCGACGGCAAGCACTACGTGGTCGGCGTGGGCGAGCAGATCCAGTCGCTCGTCTTCTACGACAAGGCCGCCTTCAAGAAGGCGGGTCTGGACGCGACCGGCATCAAGACCATGGACCAGTTCACGGCCGCCATGGGCGAGTTGAAGGACGCGGGCTACAAGCCGCTCCAGACCGCGGGGCAGTGGGTCACCGGCTCGCAGTTCTCCATGATGGCCGACGCGGGCGTCCTGACCGAGGACCCGAAGTGGACGGCCAAGCGCAACCGGGGCAAGGCGTCCTTCGCCGACAGCGGCTACCTGTCCTACCTGCGGACGTACAAGAAATGGATCGACCAGGGCTACCTCGACAAGAGCGCGCTCGGTCTCACCTACGCGGACGGCCAGACGGCGTTCCTGAACGGCAAGTCGGCGATGTACATCATGGGCTCGTTCTTCGTGCCCGCCGCCGACGCCGCGAAGAAGAGCGACGACATCGGTGTGTTCACCATGCCGACCGACGGGACGTACCCCTCGGGCCAGTTCGGCAACATCTCGAACCCGTACACCGTGGTGAACAAGTCGCGGCACAAGGCCGAGGCCATCGAGTTCGTGAAGTGGGCGACCACCGACCCGCAGGCCATCAAGAGCCAGCTCGCCTCCGACGGCAATCTGCGCGAGGGCTTCACGTACCCGATGTCGAGCCTGGGCACGTCGGTCCAGAAGATCCTCGACAAGGCGCCCTCGGTGCTCGTGAAGTCCGGGGACAGCCAGCCGATCGCCGGGTTCAGCGACGAGCTCAACAAGCAGGTCCAGTCCCTGTACACGGGCGCGTCCCCGCAGGCCGTCGCCGACGGATTGGACAAGTGGTGGAACTCGCAGGGCTGA
- a CDS encoding ribonuclease activity regulator RraA → MHPTGDQKAPSTGKTRTNGTEVPEPRPYDSMRAPVHTSTYVRPTARMVEALKDVSAATACAKLHQMGITRTFIDGPVPLHREPDVKITGGAVTLQFLPQREDVFNGAEQEDIERKTPLWGVLESIRPGDVLVVSAHGSHFTGCLGDMLVRYFKLRGGAGIVVDGRVRDAARIRALGVPVWCTGVTPHYASQTELFPSAFNVPVGVGGSLVTPGDLIVADEDGAVVVPQDKAVPLAEDSLLHQDREAFARRRLDEGARLSDYYPLTGEGLTEYLASRAAT, encoded by the coding sequence ATGCACCCGACTGGGGATCAGAAGGCGCCGTCCACGGGGAAGACCCGTACGAACGGGACGGAGGTGCCCGAGCCTCGTCCCTACGACTCGATGCGCGCGCCGGTCCACACCTCGACCTACGTACGGCCCACCGCGCGGATGGTGGAGGCGCTGAAGGACGTCAGCGCGGCGACGGCCTGCGCGAAGCTCCACCAGATGGGCATCACCCGGACGTTCATCGACGGGCCGGTGCCGCTGCACCGCGAGCCGGACGTGAAGATCACCGGCGGCGCGGTGACGTTGCAGTTCCTGCCGCAGCGCGAGGACGTGTTCAACGGCGCCGAGCAGGAGGACATCGAGCGCAAGACCCCGCTGTGGGGCGTCCTGGAGTCCATCAGGCCCGGCGACGTGCTCGTCGTCTCCGCCCACGGCAGCCACTTCACCGGCTGCCTCGGCGACATGCTGGTGCGCTACTTCAAGCTGCGCGGCGGCGCCGGGATCGTGGTCGACGGACGGGTCAGGGACGCGGCCCGGATCCGGGCGCTCGGCGTGCCCGTCTGGTGCACCGGCGTCACTCCGCACTACGCGTCGCAGACCGAGCTGTTCCCGTCGGCGTTCAACGTGCCGGTGGGCGTGGGCGGCTCCCTCGTCACGCCCGGCGACCTGATCGTCGCCGACGAGGACGGCGCCGTCGTCGTCCCGCAGGACAAGGCGGTCCCCCTCGCCGAGGACTCGCTGCTGCACCAGGACCGGGAGGCGTTCGCCCGCCGCCGGCTCGACGAGGGCGCGCGTCTCTCCGACTACTACCCGCTGACCGGCGAAGGTCTGACGGAGTACCTGGCGAGCCGCGCCGCCACCTGA
- a CDS encoding amino acid transporter → MTGTQAESPAAQPVATPAATHRWRSWLLEGLSEQTARHQGPHGHAPQEHKGHKWWRVMCLTGVDYFSTLGYQPGIAALAAGLLSPLATLVLIALTLLGALPVYRRVAKESPHGEGSIAMLERLLPWWAGKLFVLVLLGFAATDFMITMTLSAADAAAHVVENPFAPTSLHGANTWITLLLLAALGAVFLKGFGEAIRVAVVLVAAYLALNVVVLVTAATHVLTEPVKITNWWDAMTAEHSSPFVMVGVALLVFPKLALGMSGFETGVAVMPQVKGDPTDTFAKPEGRIRDTRKLLTTAALIMSGFLLLSSLATTILIPQDEFEAGGSANGRALAYLAHTYLGEAFGTVYDISTIAILWFAGASAMAGLLNLVPRYLPRYGMAPEWTRAVRPLVLTFMAAAVAITLWFNANVDEQSGAYATGVLVLMLSASFASTVAVHRRGHRAAAIGFGTITAVFAYTLVTNVVERPDGIKIALIFIVAILVTSFASRVHRAFELRAGAVTYDETAARIIDEAAAQGPLRIIANEPQEHSTAEYRNKEYCQREDTHIPEGGPVLFLEVFIQDSSDFTEDLVVHGDEKHGVRRLRVHGPGVPNTVAAVLMNLRERTGEVPHAYFNWTEGHPVSHLLRFLVFGDGEVAPVTREVLRRAESDPELRPRVHVG, encoded by the coding sequence ATGACCGGCACCCAGGCCGAGAGCCCTGCCGCCCAGCCTGTAGCCACGCCTGCCGCCACGCACCGCTGGCGGTCCTGGCTCCTGGAGGGACTGAGCGAGCAGACGGCCCGTCACCAGGGGCCGCACGGTCACGCCCCGCAGGAGCACAAGGGCCACAAGTGGTGGCGCGTGATGTGCCTGACGGGCGTCGACTACTTCTCGACGCTGGGCTATCAGCCGGGCATCGCGGCGCTCGCCGCCGGTCTGCTGTCGCCGCTCGCCACGCTCGTCCTGATCGCGCTCACTCTCCTGGGCGCGCTTCCGGTGTACCGCCGGGTCGCCAAGGAGTCGCCGCACGGCGAGGGTTCGATCGCGATGCTGGAGCGGCTGCTGCCGTGGTGGGCGGGGAAGCTGTTCGTCCTGGTGCTGCTCGGCTTCGCCGCCACCGACTTCATGATCACGATGACGCTGTCGGCGGCGGACGCGGCGGCGCACGTCGTCGAGAACCCCTTCGCCCCCACGTCGCTGCACGGCGCAAACACCTGGATCACGCTGCTGCTCCTCGCCGCGCTCGGCGCGGTCTTCCTCAAGGGGTTCGGTGAGGCGATCCGGGTCGCCGTGGTGCTGGTGGCCGCGTACCTGGCGCTGAACGTGGTCGTGCTCGTCACGGCCGCCACCCATGTCCTCACCGAGCCGGTCAAGATCACCAACTGGTGGGACGCGATGACGGCGGAGCACTCCTCGCCCTTCGTGATGGTCGGCGTCGCGCTGCTCGTCTTCCCGAAGCTGGCGCTCGGCATGTCCGGCTTCGAGACCGGCGTGGCCGTGATGCCGCAGGTGAAGGGCGACCCGACGGACACGTTCGCGAAGCCCGAGGGCCGTATCCGCGACACCCGCAAGCTGCTCACCACCGCCGCCCTGATCATGAGCGGTTTCCTGCTCCTGTCCAGCCTGGCGACGACGATCCTGATCCCGCAGGACGAGTTCGAGGCCGGCGGCTCGGCGAACGGGCGCGCGCTCGCCTATCTCGCCCACACCTACCTGGGCGAGGCCTTCGGCACGGTGTACGACATCTCGACGATCGCCATCCTGTGGTTCGCCGGAGCCTCCGCGATGGCGGGTCTGCTGAACCTGGTCCCGCGCTATCTGCCGCGCTACGGCATGGCCCCGGAGTGGACCCGGGCCGTGCGCCCGCTGGTGCTGACCTTCATGGCGGCGGCGGTCGCGATCACCCTCTGGTTCAACGCGAACGTCGACGAGCAGTCCGGCGCGTACGCGACCGGTGTCCTGGTCCTGATGCTCTCCGCCTCCTTCGCCTCGACGGTCGCGGTGCACCGGCGCGGGCACCGCGCGGCGGCGATCGGCTTCGGCACGATCACCGCCGTCTTCGCGTACACGCTCGTCACGAACGTGGTGGAGCGCCCCGACGGCATCAAGATCGCCCTCATCTTCATCGTGGCGATCCTGGTCACCTCCTTCGCGTCGCGCGTGCATCGCGCCTTCGAACTGCGGGCGGGCGCGGTGACGTACGACGAGACGGCCGCGCGCATCATCGACGAGGCGGCCGCGCAGGGCCCGCTGCGGATCATCGCGAACGAACCGCAGGAGCACAGCACGGCCGAGTACCGGAACAAGGAGTACTGCCAGCGCGAGGACACGCACATCCCGGAGGGCGGCCCGGTGCTGTTCCTGGAGGTGTTCATCCAGGACTCGTCGGACTTCACCGAGGACCTGGTCGTGCACGGCGACGAGAAGCACGGCGTGCGCCGGCTGCGGGTGCACGGGCCCGGCGTCCCCAACACGGTCGCCGCGGTCCTGATGAACCTGCGGGAGCGCACGGGCGAGGTCCCGCACGCGTACTTCAACTGGACCGAGGGCCACCCCGTCAGCCATCTGCTGCGCTTCCTCGTCTTCGGGGACGGCGAGGTGGCGCCGGTGACGCGGGAGGTCCTGCGGCGCGCGGAGTCCGACCCGGAGCTGCGGCCGCGCGTCCACGTGGGCTGA
- a CDS encoding LLM class flavin-dependent oxidoreductase: MSLTFHWFLPTNGDSRHIVGGGHGVPTGAAGGDRPASLAYLGQVARTAEQLGFEGALTPTGAWCEDAWLTTAMLVEQTERLKFLVAFRPGLVAPALAAQMAATYQRHSGGRLLLNIVTGGEDPEQRAYGDFLDKEARYARTDEFLHITRALWRGETVDFDGVHERVAGARLNRLPDPVPPVYFGGSSQVAGPVAARHSDVYLTWGEPPAQVAEKIDWIRTLAKAEGREVRFGIRLHVIARDSAEEAWAQADRLLSGIDPKTVAEVQAGLARSGSEGQKRMLALHGGSADRLEIHPNLWAGIGLLRGGAGTALVGSHTEVADLIAEYHALGIDEFVLSGYPHVEEAYWFGEGVLPVLAARGLWRHPEARRP, translated from the coding sequence ATGTCCCTGACCTTCCACTGGTTCCTGCCCACCAACGGCGACAGCCGGCACATCGTCGGCGGCGGCCACGGCGTCCCCACCGGCGCGGCCGGCGGCGACCGGCCCGCCTCCCTCGCCTACCTCGGCCAAGTCGCGCGCACCGCCGAGCAGTTGGGCTTCGAGGGCGCGCTCACCCCCACCGGGGCCTGGTGCGAGGACGCCTGGCTGACCACCGCGATGCTCGTCGAGCAGACCGAGCGGCTGAAGTTCCTGGTCGCGTTCCGGCCCGGCCTCGTCGCACCCGCCCTCGCCGCCCAGATGGCCGCCACCTACCAGCGCCACTCCGGGGGACGGCTGCTCCTGAACATCGTCACCGGCGGCGAGGACCCCGAACAGCGCGCCTACGGGGACTTCCTCGACAAGGAGGCGCGCTACGCCCGCACCGACGAGTTCCTGCACATCACGCGCGCCCTGTGGCGCGGCGAGACCGTCGACTTCGACGGGGTGCACGAGCGCGTCGCCGGGGCCCGCCTGAACCGGCTGCCCGACCCGGTCCCGCCCGTCTACTTCGGCGGCTCGTCCCAGGTCGCGGGCCCGGTCGCCGCCCGGCACAGCGACGTCTACCTGACCTGGGGCGAGCCGCCCGCGCAGGTCGCCGAGAAGATCGACTGGATCCGTACGCTCGCCAAGGCCGAGGGGCGCGAGGTGCGGTTCGGGATACGGCTGCACGTCATCGCCCGCGACAGCGCCGAGGAGGCGTGGGCCCAGGCGGACCGACTGCTGTCCGGGATCGACCCGAAGACCGTCGCCGAGGTCCAGGCCGGGCTCGCCCGGTCCGGCTCCGAGGGACAGAAGCGGATGCTCGCCCTGCACGGCGGCAGCGCCGACCGCCTGGAGATCCACCCCAACCTGTGGGCGGGCATCGGCCTCCTCCGCGGCGGCGCGGGCACCGCGCTGGTCGGCTCGCACACCGAGGTCGCCGACCTGATCGCCGAGTACCACGCCCTCGGCATCGACGAGTTCGTGCTCTCCGGATATCCGCACGTCGAGGAGGCGTACTGGTTCGGCGAGGGCGTCCTTCCGGTCCTCGCCGCGCGCGGGCTGTGGCGACACCCGGAGGCGCGCCGCCCCTGA
- a CDS encoding YigZ family protein, with the protein MPDEYRTVAHEGVHETEINRSRFLCALAPAATEEEAQAFVARVRKEHPTASHNCYAYVIGADASIQKAGDDGEPGGTAGVPMLQMLTRREMRYVVAVVTRYYGGVKLGAGGLIRAYGGAVGEALDALGTVTRRRFRLATVTVDHARAGKMENDLRSTGREVRDVRYGEDVAIEIGLPESDVERFTAWLADVSAGSAGLELGGEAYG; encoded by the coding sequence ATGCCGGACGAGTACCGCACCGTGGCCCACGAGGGCGTGCACGAGACAGAGATCAACCGTTCGCGGTTCCTGTGCGCGCTCGCGCCCGCCGCCACCGAGGAGGAGGCCCAGGCCTTCGTCGCGCGCGTCCGCAAGGAGCACCCGACGGCGTCCCACAACTGCTACGCGTACGTCATCGGCGCCGACGCCTCGATCCAGAAGGCCGGCGACGACGGCGAACCGGGCGGCACCGCGGGCGTCCCGATGCTCCAGATGCTCACCCGGCGCGAGATGCGGTACGTCGTCGCCGTCGTCACCCGCTACTACGGCGGTGTGAAGCTCGGGGCGGGCGGCCTCATCCGGGCCTACGGAGGTGCGGTCGGGGAGGCCCTCGACGCGCTCGGCACCGTGACCCGGCGGCGCTTCCGGCTCGCCACGGTGACCGTGGACCACGCGCGCGCCGGAAAGATGGAGAACGACCTGCGGTCCACGGGGCGCGAGGTCCGCGACGTCCGCTACGGCGAGGACGTCGCCATCGAGATCGGGCTGCCGGAGTCGGACGTGGAGCGGTTCACCGCGTGGCTGGCCGATGTGAGCGCGGGGTCGGCCGGGCTTGAACTGGGGGGAGAGGCGTACGGGTGA
- a CDS encoding alpha-L-fucosidase: MAGASPENTQLASSAGWFEEARFGLFVHFGLYSMAARHEWVRSRESMSQQEYDRYLHRFDPDLFDARELARTARESGMRYAVLTAKHHDGFCLFDSALTDYTSVRATGRDLVREFVEAMRAEGLRVGLYYSLLDWHHPDFTVDEHHPLRGTPAEREPRDMARYRAYMEGQVRELLTGYGEIDLLFFDFSYPEKGPEEWGADHLMRVVREVRPGILVNDRMGIPGDYVTPEQYQPDRPLERDGEPVRWEACHTLNGSWGYDRDNHDHKDPALLVRMLVQSVACGGNLILNVGPTGRGALDPRAREILRAIAEWTAPHARSVHGAGASAFEAPANALYTQRGRHLYLHLLAWPLKHLHLPGLAGRVRYAQLLHDGSEIRFHETDGARHEHNNLAPPGQPAGTLTLDLPIARPDVLLPVIELELGPEREHDGGE, encoded by the coding sequence GTGGCCGGTGCTTCCCCCGAAAACACTCAACTCGCCTCGTCAGCAGGGTGGTTCGAGGAGGCCAGGTTCGGCCTCTTCGTGCACTTCGGGCTGTACAGCATGGCCGCGCGGCACGAGTGGGTACGCAGCCGGGAGTCCATGTCCCAGCAGGAGTACGACCGTTACCTGCACCGCTTCGACCCCGACCTGTTCGACGCGCGCGAACTGGCGCGCACCGCAAGGGAGTCGGGGATGCGCTACGCGGTCCTGACCGCCAAGCACCACGACGGTTTCTGCCTGTTCGACTCGGCGCTGACCGACTACACGTCGGTGCGGGCGACGGGGCGTGACCTGGTGCGGGAGTTCGTCGAGGCGATGCGCGCCGAAGGGCTGCGGGTGGGGCTGTACTACTCGCTCCTCGACTGGCACCACCCGGACTTCACGGTCGACGAACACCACCCGCTGCGCGGCACCCCGGCGGAGCGGGAGCCCCGCGACATGGCGCGCTACCGCGCGTACATGGAGGGGCAGGTGCGGGAACTCCTCACCGGGTACGGCGAGATCGACCTGCTGTTCTTCGACTTCAGCTATCCGGAGAAGGGACCCGAGGAGTGGGGCGCCGACCATCTGATGCGCGTCGTACGGGAGGTGCGGCCGGGCATCCTCGTCAACGACCGGATGGGCATACCCGGCGACTACGTCACACCCGAGCAGTACCAGCCGGACCGGCCGCTCGAACGTGACGGGGAGCCGGTGCGCTGGGAGGCGTGCCACACGCTCAACGGCTCGTGGGGGTACGACCGCGACAACCACGACCACAAGGATCCGGCGCTGCTCGTCCGGATGCTGGTGCAGTCCGTGGCCTGCGGCGGCAACCTCATCCTGAACGTCGGACCGACCGGCCGCGGCGCCCTCGATCCGCGGGCCCGCGAGATCCTGCGGGCCATCGCCGAGTGGACCGCGCCGCACGCCCGGTCCGTGCACGGCGCCGGAGCGAGCGCGTTCGAGGCGCCCGCGAACGCGCTCTACACGCAGCGCGGGCGGCACCTCTATCTGCACCTCCTCGCCTGGCCCCTCAAGCACCTCCACCTGCCGGGCCTCGCGGGGCGGGTGCGCTACGCCCAACTCCTGCACGACGGCTCGGAGATCCGCTTCCACGAGACGGACGGCGCCCGGCACGAGCACAACAACCTGGCGCCGCCCGGCCAGCCGGCGGGCACCCTCACCCTGGACCTGCCGATCGCCCGGCCCGACGTGCTGCTCCCCGTGATCGAGCTCGAACTCGGTCCTGAGCGCGAACACGACGGCGGGGAGTGA
- the ssuE gene encoding NADPH-dependent FMN reductase gives MAVLLALTGSASAPGTSRTARLVQDIGRRYAAHGHEVRHLDVRDLPAEALLSADVADPEVAHAVGLVARADALIVASPVYKAAYSGVLKTFLDLLPQYALRGKSVLPLATGGSPAHVLAVDYALRPVLTSLGADVAQGWFVLDRHITVAADGSVTLAPETREALAPVLDRFGEGLPTGARLAAA, from the coding sequence GTGGCCGTCCTCCTCGCCCTCACCGGCAGCGCCTCCGCCCCCGGCACCTCCCGCACCGCCCGCCTCGTCCAGGACATCGGGCGCCGGTACGCCGCGCACGGCCACGAGGTCCGCCACCTCGACGTCCGCGACCTGCCCGCCGAGGCGCTGCTCTCCGCCGACGTCGCCGATCCCGAAGTCGCCCACGCCGTCGGCCTCGTGGCCCGCGCGGACGCCCTGATCGTCGCGAGCCCCGTCTACAAGGCCGCGTACTCCGGTGTCCTGAAGACCTTCCTCGACCTTCTCCCGCAGTACGCGCTGCGCGGCAAGTCCGTGCTGCCCCTGGCCACCGGCGGCTCGCCCGCGCACGTCCTCGCCGTCGACTACGCGCTGCGCCCCGTCCTCACGTCCCTCGGAGCCGATGTCGCGCAGGGCTGGTTCGTTCTCGACCGGCACATCACCGTCGCCGCCGACGGGTCCGTCACCCTCGCGCCCGAGACGCGGGAGGCGCTCGCCCCGGTCCTCGACCGCTTCGGCGAGGGCCTGCCCACCGGCGCACGCCTCGCCGCCGCGTAG
- a CDS encoding exonuclease SbcCD subunit D, whose product MRLLHTSDWHLGRAFHRVSMLDAQAAFIGHLVDTVRERGVDAVVVSGDVYDRAVPPLAAVELYDDALHRLADLGVPTVMISGNHDSARRLGVGAGLIDRAGIHLRTEPNRCGDPVVLADDHGEVAFYGLPYLEPALVKDMFGVAKAGHEHVLAAAMERVRADLAERPAGTRSVVLAHAFVTGGAPSDSERDITVGGVAAVPSGVFDGVDYVALGHLHGSQVISERVRYSGSPLPYSFSEADHRKSMWLIDLDADGAVSAERIDCPVPRPLARVRGDLDDLLADPDLAGHEESWVEATLTDAVRPDDPMARLTDRFPHTLSLLFEPRRTETRPDASYAERLKGRDDHEIAEDFVTHVRGAGPDDDERVVLRAAFDAVRTDFFRNGTREVAR is encoded by the coding sequence ATGAGGCTGCTGCATACATCCGACTGGCACCTGGGGCGCGCGTTCCACCGTGTGTCGATGCTCGACGCCCAGGCCGCGTTCATCGGCCACCTCGTCGACACCGTGCGCGAGCGCGGCGTGGACGCGGTGGTCGTGTCGGGTGACGTGTACGACAGGGCGGTCCCGCCGCTCGCCGCCGTCGAGCTGTACGACGACGCGCTGCACCGCCTCGCGGACCTCGGCGTGCCCACCGTGATGATCTCCGGCAACCACGACTCGGCCCGCCGCCTCGGCGTCGGCGCCGGACTCATCGACCGCGCCGGCATCCATCTCCGTACGGAGCCGAACCGCTGCGGCGACCCCGTCGTGCTGGCCGACGACCACGGCGAAGTCGCCTTCTACGGGCTGCCGTACCTGGAGCCCGCCCTGGTCAAGGACATGTTCGGCGTGGCGAAGGCGGGGCACGAGCATGTGCTCGCCGCCGCCATGGAGCGGGTGCGCGCCGACCTCGCCGAGCGCCCCGCGGGGACTCGGTCCGTCGTCCTCGCACACGCCTTCGTGACCGGCGGCGCCCCCAGCGACAGCGAGCGCGACATCACGGTCGGCGGCGTCGCCGCCGTCCCGTCCGGCGTCTTCGACGGTGTCGACTACGTGGCGCTCGGGCATCTGCACGGCAGCCAGGTCATCTCCGAGCGCGTGCGCTACAGCGGATCACCGCTGCCCTACTCCTTCTCCGAGGCCGACCACCGCAAGAGCATGTGGCTGATCGACCTCGACGCCGACGGCGCCGTGAGCGCCGAGCGGATCGACTGCCCGGTGCCGCGCCCGCTCGCCCGCGTCCGCGGTGACCTCGACGATCTGCTGGCCGACCCGGACCTCGCAGGCCACGAGGAGTCGTGGGTGGAGGCCACCCTCACCGACGCGGTCAGGCCCGACGACCCCATGGCCCGCCTCACCGACCGATTCCCGCACACGCTCAGCCTCCTCTTCGAACCGCGCCGCACCGAGACCCGGCCGGACGCCAGCTACGCGGAGCGCCTCAAGGGGCGCGACGATCACGAGATCGCGGAGGACTTCGTGACCCACGTCAGGGGCGCGGGGCCCGACGACGACGAGCGGGTGGTGCTGCGCGCCGCGTTCGACGCCGTGCGGACCGACTTCTTCCGGAACGGCACGCGCGAGGTCGCCCGGTGA
- a CDS encoding putative leader peptide, whose product MDAGRNELTRRRHVDLARVSSATCRRSR is encoded by the coding sequence ATGGATGCAGGGCGAAACGAACTCACGCGGCGACGGCACGTCGACCTCGCGCGGGTCTCCAGCGCCACCTGTCGCCGCTCCCGCTGA